CGGGTCACTAGAATGACGATTGTTGCGATGCACAAATGCATCGATCCGAGTTAACCAGCCCATCACGGAGGCTCTCATGATCTCTACTCCCGAACAGTTCGTGCAGCTGCACAAGTCCGCGCTCGACTCGTTCCAGGCCGCCGCGCTGGCGTCGATGGAAGGCTTCGAGAAACTGGCCGAGCTGAACATCCAGGCCGCCAAGGCCTCGATCGACGAAACCACCGAGACGATGAAGTCGCTGCTCGAGGCGAAGGACGTCAAGGCGATCGCCGACCTGACCAGCGCCGGCGCCCAGCCCGCCGCCGAGAAGTTCGCGGCCTACGCCAAGCACGTCTACGAAATCACCAGCGCCACCAACGGCGAGCTGGTCAAGCTGGTCGAGAAGCAGTTCGCCGACTCGAACAA
This genomic window from Zeimonas sediminis contains:
- the phaP gene encoding phasin family protein (Members of this family are phasins (small proteins associated with inclusions such as PHA granules). Note that several different families of phasins have been named PhaP despite very little sequence similarity to each other.), whose amino-acid sequence is MISTPEQFVQLHKSALDSFQAAALASMEGFEKLAELNIQAAKASIDETTETMKSLLEAKDVKAIADLTSAGAQPAAEKFAAYAKHVYEITSATNGELVKLVEKQFADSNKQLYSAIDAMAKNAPAGSEGVVNMVKQAVSTANTAFDQVSKATKQVVELAEANMAAAAKSSPVRAAKKAA